In the genome of Oncorhynchus mykiss isolate Arlee chromosome 18, USDA_OmykA_1.1, whole genome shotgun sequence, one region contains:
- the LOC110495853 gene encoding four and a half LIM domains protein 2 → MAERYDCHYCKESLFGRKYVLREENPYCVKCYENLYSNSCEECKKSIGCSSRDLSYKDRHWHDDCFHCFKCSRSLVDKPFSTKDDQLLCTECYSNEYSSKCHECKKTIMPGSKKMEHKGNSWHEACFTCQHCQQPIGTKNFINKDNSNYCVPCYEKQFAMQCIQCKKPITTGGVTYRDQPWHKDCFLCTGCKQQLSGQRFTSRDDFAYCLNCFCNLYAKKCATCTSPISGLGGSKYISFEERQWHNNCFNCKKCSISLVGRGFLTARDEIMCPECGKYV, encoded by the exons ATGGCGGAACGCTACGACTGCCATTACTGCAAGGAGTCCCTGTTTGGGAGGAAGTATGTGCTCAGGGAAGAGAACCCCTACTGTGTGAAGTGCTACGAGAACCTGTACTCTAACTCCTGTGAAGAGTGCAAGAAGTCCATTGGCTGCAGCAGCAGG GACCTGTCCTACAAGGACCGCCACTGGCATGACGACTGCTTCCACTGCTTCAAGTGTAGCCGCTCCCTGGTGGACAAGCCCTTCTCCACCAAGGACGACCAGCTGCTCTGCACCGAGTGCTACTCCAACGAGTACTCCTCCAAGTGCCACGAGTGCAAGAAGACCATCATGCCAG GCTCCAAGAAGATGGAGCATAAGGGCAACAGCTGGCATGAGGCCTGCTTTACTTGCCAGCACTGCCAGCAGCCAATCGGCACCAAGAACTTCATCAATAAGGACAACAGTAACTACTGCGTGCCCTGTTACGAGAAGCAGTTTGCCATGCAGTGTATCCAATGCAAGAAG CCAATCACCACAGGCGGGGTGACCTATCGCGATCAGCCGTGGCATAAGGACTGCTTCCTGTGCACCGGTTGTAAGCAGCAGCTGTCTGGCCAGCGGTTCACCTCTCGGGACGACTTTGCCTACTGCCTGAACTGCTTCTGCAACCTGTATGCCAAGAAGTGTGCCACCTGCACCAGCCCTATCAGTG GTCTGGGTGGCAGCAAGTACATCTCGTTTGAAGAGCGCCAGTGGCACAACAACTGCTTCAACTGCAAGAAGTGCTCCATCTCCCTGGTGGGAAGGGGCTTTCTGACGGCCCGCGATGAGATCATGTGTCCTGAGTGTGGCAAATACGTCTAA
- the LOC110495857 gene encoding uncharacterized protein C7orf57 homolog, whose amino-acid sequence MTGCTWNVQQEMLTALANHPYRGLHSHRHTNCLILESSSAKMSAAPNHRRTKPGGVKTGYPGQAPANGVTGPTSQIPGLCQEATEGAPEARTSGRRVGIFDSDSDYVKLAKGGGQKGLLWHEDNKEEARPNKSYNSPDWFSAESQSGSKAASPDDCQGYGKRQPLAAPFGTDDISAWERESDSYKEKNPTVTDASSQMENMSLSQGGYMEVNKYKKTQSDFTMDRSVEKKTAPVSMSKLLSFGYIEDEKKSTNEDDCSSVTSEQTSTIAPEDEDLE is encoded by the exons ATGACCGGATGTACATGGAATGTGCAGCAGGAAATGCTAACCGCATTAGCTAACCATCCATATCGAGGTCTCCACTCTCACCGGCACACGAATTGT CTAATTCTGGAATCATCATCAGCCAAAATGAGTGCTGCTCCCAACCACAGACGGACCAAGCCTGGTG GCGTGAAGACAGGCTATCCAGGCCAAGCCCCCGCCAACGGTGTTACGGGACCCACTTCCCAGATCCCCGGGCTGTGCCAGGAAGCCACTGAGGGTGCTCCTGAGGCCAGGACCAGCGGAAGGCGTGTGGGAATATTCGACTCCGACTCCGACTATGTTAAACTTGCCAAAGGAGGGGGACAGAAGG GTTTACTGTGGCATGAGGACAACAAGGAGGAGGCTAGGCCTAATAAATCCTACAACTCACCTGATTGGTTCTCAGCCGAATCTCAGAG CGGAAGTAAAGCAGCATCCCCTGATGATTGTCAAGGATACGGAAAAAGGCAACCTCTAGCTGCTCCCTTCGGTACTGATGATATTTCAGCCTGGGAAAGGGAGAGTGATAGCTATAAAGAGAAG AACCCCACAGTCACTGATGCGTCCAGCCAAATGGAGAACATGTCTCTAAGCCAAGGTGGTTATATGGAGGTCAACAAATACAAGAAGAC TCAAAGTGATTTTACTATGGACAGGTCCGTTGAGAAGAAAACTGCTCCCGTGAGCATGTCCAAGCTGCTGAGCTTTGGCTACATAGAGGATGAGAAGAAGTCCACCAACGAGGATGACTGCTCAA GTGTGACCTCTGAACAGACGAGCACCATCGCACCTGAGGATGAAGACCTGGAATag